In Methanococcoides sp. LMO-2, a single window of DNA contains:
- a CDS encoding CDP-alcohol phosphatidyltransferase family protein encodes MNNSERQRSHQTGMLAFTRDLPNICSLAGLLCAVLSIYYAILGNLSIAIIGMMWAVVFDWGDGLIARRMKGRTDEYRAFGGQLDSLIDIVSFGICPAVFLLSYGEFSPWFLPGAFVIVAVSAIRLSYFNVFGLVDDSTYMGLALDNNVLILAFIFLFDSFFSHPTFSVAIYSLFMFMAVFNLAPIRTPKFSGRWFSVLLVYVLLLTVIYSWMLWSK; translated from the coding sequence ATGAATAATTCAGAACGTCAGCGATCGCATCAGACAGGAATGCTTGCTTTCACCCGTGATCTTCCAAATATCTGTTCGCTTGCAGGACTGTTATGTGCGGTCCTTAGCATATACTATGCCATATTAGGTAATTTGTCGATCGCGATAATTGGTATGATGTGGGCTGTTGTTTTTGACTGGGGTGATGGTCTCATTGCTCGCAGGATGAAGGGACGAACTGATGAATATCGAGCTTTCGGGGGACAGCTTGATTCATTGATAGATATTGTAAGTTTTGGAATTTGCCCCGCTGTATTTCTCTTGAGCTATGGAGAATTCAGCCCATGGTTCCTACCCGGAGCGTTCGTGATCGTCGCCGTCAGTGCAATACGGTTGAGTTATTTCAATGTTTTCGGCCTGGTCGATGATTCGACATATATGGGATTAGCACTTGACAACAATGTACTGATTCTTGCTTTTATCTTCCTGTTTGACAGTTTTTTCAGCCATCCGACCTTTTCAGTCGCTATATATTCATTGTTTATGTTTATGGCTGTCTTTAATTTAGCACCAATCCGAACGCCCAAGTTTTCCGGCAGGTGGTTTTCTGTTCTCCTGGTTTATGTCCTGCTGTTAACAGTCATCTATAGCTGGATGCTGTGGAGCAAGTAA
- a CDS encoding CxxC-x17-CxxC domain-containing protein produces the protein MGYNDRGGNSRGGGGFRSNNGPREMHKATCSDCKQETEVPFKPSGDRPVYCRECFQKHRPARY, from the coding sequence ATGGGATACAATGACAGAGGCGGAAACAGTAGAGGCGGCGGTGGCTTTAGATCAAACAATGGTCCAAGAGAAATGCACAAGGCAACATGCTCAGACTGCAAACAGGAGACTGAAGTACCTTTCAAGCCATCTGGTGACAGACCTGTATACTGCAGGGAATGTTTCCAGAAGCACAGACCAGCCAGATACTAA
- a CDS encoding magnesium transporter gives MSHSSYAEEDDDVEIEEEYLGDYASVRSIVKEALPFQLIATLGGAVAGLILTGMTEELELIPGLIVIYPAVLGMRGNISCTLGSRLGSAIHMGLITKIERNPELTNNILGSLILGFILSVALGILGHGMTALLGLESAGVVALTVIAVLAGVSSGLILAVIAVFLALGMFRFGFDPDNVVTPAIATIGDIVSMFMLLMAAKVVLML, from the coding sequence ATGTCTCACAGCTCCTATGCTGAAGAGGACGACGATGTTGAGATCGAAGAGGAATACCTGGGAGATTATGCCAGTGTTCGGTCTATTGTGAAGGAGGCATTGCCGTTCCAGCTTATTGCTACGTTAGGAGGAGCTGTGGCCGGGCTTATACTCACGGGGATGACGGAGGAGCTTGAGCTTATTCCGGGGCTGATCGTTATTTATCCGGCGGTCCTGGGGATGCGTGGGAATATTTCGTGTACTCTGGGGTCACGGCTTGGGAGTGCTATTCATATGGGTCTTATTACTAAGATCGAGAGGAATCCGGAGCTTACCAATAATATCCTGGGGTCTTTGATACTCGGTTTTATTCTTTCTGTGGCTCTTGGTATACTGGGGCATGGCATGACAGCCCTGCTGGGGCTTGAGAGTGCTGGTGTTGTAGCACTTACGGTGATCGCTGTGCTTGCAGGGGTGTCCTCAGGGCTCATTCTTGCGGTTATTGCTGTGTTCCTTGCGCTGGGTATGTTCAGGTTCGGATTTGATCCTGACAACGTTGTGACGCCTGCAATTGCCACCATTGGTGACATCGTATCCATGTTCATGCTGTTAATGGCTGCAAAGGTGGTGCTGATGTTATGA
- the aspS gene encoding aspartate--tRNA(Asn) ligase, with the protein MALENPRTHYTSQINPETIGDEKVTVCGWVHEVRDLGGICFLVVRDRDGRAQVTLVKKKIDKELFDTARKLVRESVVAVTGTAKPEGKAPNGYEIIPDEVVLLNEAESPLPMDTTGKVDAELDTRLDSRFIDLRREKTTAIFKIRHEVLRAVRNFLSTEGFIETSSPKVVATATEGGTSLFPITYFDREAFLNQSPQLFKQILMSGGLDRVFEIGPIFRAEEHDTRRHLNEATSIDIEASFVDHFQVMEILENMIAYVYGQVIENESASLEALGVELKVPETPFMKVPYSEAVDIVNAKGDEMLEWGDDLGTQAEHTIGEHVFKETGESHYFITDWPTEIKPFYAMPYENDPLISKSFDMMHRTMELSSGAQRIHLHDMLKERIESQGLNPDGFDFYLRAFKYGMPPHSGWGVGCERLVMTMLGVENIRDTVLFPRDRRRLSP; encoded by the coding sequence ATGGCATTAGAAAACCCGAGAACACATTATACTTCACAGATCAACCCGGAAACGATCGGTGATGAGAAGGTCACCGTCTGCGGATGGGTACATGAAGTCAGGGACCTTGGCGGTATCTGCTTCCTGGTGGTCCGTGACCGCGACGGAAGGGCACAGGTCACACTTGTCAAGAAGAAGATCGACAAGGAACTCTTCGATACTGCAAGAAAGCTGGTACGTGAGTCAGTTGTGGCTGTTACCGGTACTGCAAAACCTGAAGGCAAGGCTCCAAACGGATATGAGATCATCCCTGATGAGGTCGTACTCCTCAACGAGGCAGAATCACCACTTCCAATGGACACCACCGGAAAGGTAGATGCTGAGCTTGACACACGTCTTGACTCAAGGTTCATTGACTTAAGACGTGAGAAGACCACAGCTATCTTCAAGATACGCCATGAGGTCCTCCGTGCAGTGAGGAACTTCCTTTCAACCGAGGGCTTCATCGAGACATCAAGTCCTAAGGTCGTGGCAACAGCTACCGAAGGTGGTACATCACTCTTCCCGATCACATACTTCGACAGGGAAGCATTCCTTAACCAAAGCCCTCAGCTCTTCAAGCAGATCCTGATGTCAGGAGGACTTGACAGGGTATTCGAGATCGGTCCTATTTTCAGGGCAGAGGAACACGACACCCGCAGGCACCTTAATGAAGCTACATCCATCGATATCGAGGCAAGCTTCGTGGACCACTTCCAGGTCATGGAGATCCTCGAGAATATGATCGCTTACGTCTATGGACAGGTCATTGAGAACGAATCCGCTTCCCTTGAGGCTCTTGGTGTTGAGCTTAAGGTACCGGAGACACCTTTCATGAAGGTCCCATACAGCGAGGCTGTAGATATCGTCAACGCAAAGGGCGATGAAATGCTCGAGTGGGGAGATGACCTTGGTACACAGGCAGAGCACACCATCGGTGAGCACGTCTTCAAGGAGACCGGCGAATCACACTACTTCATTACTGACTGGCCAACCGAGATCAAGCCGTTCTACGCTATGCCATACGAGAACGACCCACTTATCTCCAAGTCATTCGATATGATGCACAGGACAATGGAGCTTTCCTCCGGTGCACAGCGTATCCACCTGCATGACATGCTCAAGGAGAGGATCGAATCACAGGGTCTCAATCCTGATGGTTTTGACTTCTACCTACGTGCATTCAAGTATGGTATGCCACCTCACTCCGGATGGGGTGTCGGCTGTGAGCGTCTTGTTATGACAATGCTCGGTGTAGAGAACATCCGTGACACTGTCCTGTTCCCAAGGGACAGGAGGCGACTGTCACCTTAA
- a CDS encoding potassium channel family protein, giving the protein MSPKEIKYIPRNLKDLLIEMKDTSELMVDLAYSAMVYDDEDIAEEVLHLEERMDTLHYHMKMAAMLSTRRIDEAEDMVGVLQVAASAETIANAAGDIAKIIDMDIGIPLELKLGLREAEETIVRATVNENSDMCGRTLGDLELEVETGMWVIAIRRSDDWIYDPHHDTRVRPNDVIFARGHDEGVPLFVELATMKKYVPRKFEHESVLKDLEKAVDLIVDMKNTAELSVGLAYSALLFDNTDIAEEVKALEAEMDKKKSDLQHWVLETAKHVPDVNQLRGLLQLANASEFISDAAYGIADIVLRDIDLHPIITIAVRESDEVMIKMQVDGCSPIIGKSLRELKLETETGIHIMAIKRDERWVYSPVPRTMVREGDILIGRGSQTSEEALLEMCACPTRADE; this is encoded by the coding sequence ATGAGTCCCAAAGAAATCAAGTATATTCCGAGGAATCTAAAAGACCTTCTCATTGAAATGAAGGACACTTCGGAGCTGATGGTCGATCTTGCCTATTCTGCAATGGTATATGATGACGAGGACATTGCCGAGGAAGTGCTTCATCTTGAAGAAAGGATGGACACGCTTCACTACCACATGAAAATGGCCGCAATGCTTAGCACACGCCGTATTGACGAGGCTGAGGACATGGTAGGCGTTCTCCAGGTGGCAGCATCCGCCGAGACCATCGCCAACGCAGCCGGTGACATTGCAAAGATCATCGACATGGACATCGGAATTCCTCTTGAGCTCAAACTTGGTCTCAGGGAAGCCGAAGAGACCATCGTAAGGGCCACTGTCAATGAGAACTCCGACATGTGCGGACGTACTCTTGGTGACCTCGAACTTGAGGTCGAGACCGGCATGTGGGTCATCGCCATCCGCAGGAGCGATGACTGGATCTATGACCCGCACCACGACACCCGCGTCCGTCCCAATGACGTGATCTTCGCAAGAGGTCATGACGAAGGCGTACCTCTATTTGTTGAGCTTGCCACCATGAAAAAATATGTCCCGCGCAAGTTCGAACACGAGAGCGTCTTAAAGGACCTCGAAAAGGCAGTGGATCTTATAGTTGACATGAAGAACACCGCTGAACTGTCCGTAGGACTCGCATATTCAGCCTTGCTCTTTGACAATACCGATATCGCTGAAGAAGTAAAGGCCCTTGAGGCCGAGATGGACAAAAAGAAATCCGATCTCCAGCACTGGGTCCTTGAGACCGCAAAACACGTTCCTGACGTGAACCAGCTTCGTGGCCTGCTTCAACTGGCCAATGCATCAGAGTTCATCTCTGACGCCGCATACGGAATTGCAGATATCGTCCTCCGTGACATCGATCTGCACCCCATCATCACCATCGCTGTACGTGAATCCGATGAGGTCATGATCAAAATGCAGGTTGACGGCTGCTCACCTATCATCGGCAAGAGCCTCAGGGAGCTGAAGCTTGAGACCGAGACCGGAATCCACATAATGGCTATCAAGCGTGATGAGCGCTGGGTCTACAGTCCTGTCCCACGCACAATGGTCAGGGAAGGAGATATCCTCATAGGCCGTGGTTCACAGACCAGCGAGGAAGCACTTCTCGAGATGTGCGCCTGTCCCACAAGAGCAGATGAGTGA
- a CDS encoding NAD(P)H-dependent oxidoreductase: MNRILINFAHPSRPRSKFNNALRAAVEDLENVTINDLYANYPDFMIDIKREQSLCEDHDVIIFQHPFYWFSTPSIMKEWLDLVLEHGWAYGLKGNALEGKIFLQSITAGGDDSTYQEGGCNIFTIRELISPYYAMAKVCRMKWLPPFAVLGIHGGLSKEKVNAHVEDYRRTIIALRDGTLDIEKAQQEKYLNSDLNSIIRRS, translated from the coding sequence ATGAACAGAATTCTCATTAATTTTGCTCATCCGTCAAGGCCACGCTCAAAGTTCAATAATGCCCTGCGTGCTGCTGTTGAAGATCTTGAAAATGTAACTATCAATGATCTTTATGCAAACTATCCGGATTTTATGATCGATATCAAAAGAGAACAATCCCTCTGTGAAGATCATGATGTGATTATTTTCCAGCATCCTTTCTATTGGTTCTCAACTCCGTCGATCATGAAAGAGTGGCTTGATCTGGTACTTGAGCATGGCTGGGCCTATGGTTTGAAAGGCAATGCACTCGAAGGAAAGATTTTCCTGCAATCTATTACTGCAGGTGGTGACGACAGTACCTATCAGGAAGGTGGTTGTAACATCTTTACGATCAGAGAGCTAATATCTCCATATTACGCTATGGCAAAGGTATGTAGAATGAAATGGCTTCCACCGTTTGCAGTTCTGGGTATTCATGGAGGCTTGTCCAAAGAAAAAGTAAATGCTCATGTAGAGGACTATCGCCGTACCATCATTGCCTTGCGGGATGGAACACTGGATATTGAGAAAGCCCAGCAGGAGAAATACCTTAACAGTGATCTAAATTCAATTATCAGGAGATCGTAA
- a CDS encoding pyridoxal phosphate-dependent aminotransferase, with protein sequence MMQQNYETQSEKYEFISGQHGGYYRHDFIDHAYLYNLYFPPEEVFTSFKDKIHDLVLNYPIAQDALDDLIGDLIDQPAERIVVGNGAAELIKIISGHISSKLIVPVPSFNEYVNAAPVDKVVEFPLEFPSFQLDVDKFAAEAIKVKADVAVVVTPNNPTSILVPKSDLISLAQKLADHDCMLIIDESFIDFAHDKDKATLEHELERYPNIAIIKSMSKAYGICGIRIGYLLTANLAFAESVRKGVHIWNINGFAEEFLRILPDYRQEFVESCKQVRIDRYNLYKSLCAIPGMTVYKPDANFIFCRLPDHAQSGPEVTRKLFIEHNMYIKHCQDKTLPDSDRYVRIASRTEAENCKLVEALVDVIDSNKVEVF encoded by the coding sequence ATGATGCAACAAAATTATGAGACTCAATCTGAAAAATATGAATTTATTTCCGGACAGCATGGCGGTTACTATCGCCATGATTTTATTGATCATGCTTATCTTTACAATCTATATTTCCCGCCAGAAGAAGTTTTTACAAGCTTTAAAGATAAAATTCACGACCTTGTCCTTAACTACCCGATTGCACAGGATGCTCTTGACGATCTCATAGGTGATCTGATCGATCAGCCTGCTGAAAGGATCGTTGTAGGAAACGGCGCTGCCGAGCTTATCAAGATCATATCCGGCCACATATCCAGCAAGTTGATTGTTCCAGTACCATCTTTTAATGAATATGTGAATGCAGCACCAGTAGACAAAGTAGTTGAATTTCCTCTTGAATTTCCATCTTTTCAATTGGATGTAGACAAGTTTGCTGCTGAAGCGATCAAGGTTAAAGCAGATGTTGCTGTCGTGGTAACACCTAATAACCCAACATCGATCCTGGTTCCAAAGTCTGATCTAATATCTCTTGCCCAAAAACTTGCAGACCATGACTGTATGCTGATCATCGATGAATCATTCATAGATTTTGCACATGATAAGGATAAGGCAACTCTGGAACATGAACTCGAACGTTATCCGAACATAGCCATCATTAAAAGTATGAGCAAAGCCTATGGCATCTGCGGTATCAGGATCGGTTATCTGCTAACTGCAAATTTAGCATTTGCTGAATCTGTAAGAAAAGGTGTACATATATGGAACATTAACGGATTTGCCGAAGAGTTTCTGCGGATATTGCCCGATTACAGACAGGAATTTGTTGAAAGCTGCAAGCAGGTACGGATCGACAGGTACAATCTGTACAAAAGCCTGTGTGCGATCCCGGGAATGACTGTTTACAAACCCGATGCAAACTTTATTTTCTGCCGCCTCCCTGATCATGCACAAAGTGGTCCTGAAGTCACACGGAAGTTGTTCATTGAGCATAATATGTACATAAAACACTGCCAAGACAAGACCCTGCCTGATTCTGACCGCTATGTTCGTATCGCCAGCCGTACTGAAGCAGAAAATTGCAAATTAGTTGAAGCATTAGTAGATGTTATTGACTCCAACAAGGTGGAAGTATTCTGA
- a CDS encoding phosphocholine cytidylyltransferase family protein, translated as MNSDHSNRGNGPITTALLLAAGKGSRLYPLTRDTPKCLTMVHEASILERLVINLKKQGFKRLVVVTGYQEKCIRDFLETRACGMEIDFIISPLYATTNNIYSLWMARNIINEPFLLVESDLVFDGSLLDDMCSPDRIAVARMQPWMNGSTVTINRSQNVKKFQNGIAGTFDEARYKTVNIYSFSLSSWHRITERLDQYISAGKVNDYYETVFAEMVADGSLDLKTVSFDSKRWYEIDTVADLAKAETLF; from the coding sequence ATGAACTCAGACCACAGTAATCGTGGTAATGGACCCATAACTACAGCATTATTATTGGCAGCCGGAAAGGGCAGCCGTCTTTATCCTCTGACACGCGACACACCGAAATGCCTCACAATGGTTCACGAGGCGTCTATTCTTGAACGACTTGTCATCAATTTAAAAAAGCAAGGCTTCAAACGTCTTGTTGTAGTCACAGGATATCAGGAAAAATGCATTCGTGATTTTTTAGAAACGCGGGCTTGCGGAATGGAGATCGACTTTATTATAAGCCCCCTTTACGCGACCACCAATAACATATATTCACTCTGGATGGCACGTAATATCATCAATGAGCCGTTTTTGCTTGTTGAAAGTGATCTTGTTTTTGATGGATCTCTTCTGGATGACATGTGCTCTCCTGACAGAATTGCTGTTGCACGCATGCAACCGTGGATGAATGGTTCAACTGTTACGATCAACCGATCCCAAAATGTTAAGAAATTCCAAAATGGTATTGCCGGGACGTTTGATGAGGCCAGATACAAGACTGTTAATATCTACAGTTTTTCACTATCTTCATGGCATCGTATTACAGAAAGACTTGACCAGTACATTTCAGCCGGCAAAGTAAATGACTATTATGAAACCGTATTTGCAGAAATGGTGGCTGATGGCAGTCTCGACCTTAAAACAGTCTCTTTTGACAGCAAGCGATGGTATGAGATTGATACAGTTGCAGACCTGGCAAAGGCTGAAACACTATTTTAG
- a CDS encoding magnesium transporter, protein MTYYTIDSIVRRGLPILLLTSLLGLTAGQLMNSQIDNLVAIPTILLLIPALIKIGGDTGSMLGARLSSAFHMGIGTTHIQKNPVVKNSVIAAFIVGISASVFLSIIAWMICCFGESDFGFFKIFTICIISSFFELIAVFSATIAIAFASHRFGIDPDDTVIPIIATLGDIVGIIAIFSTLHLMHII, encoded by the coding sequence ATGACCTACTATACCATCGACAGCATCGTTCGCAGGGGATTGCCTATCCTTTTGCTCACATCACTGCTCGGGCTTACTGCAGGACAGCTGATGAACTCCCAGATCGACAATCTCGTAGCCATTCCAACCATACTTCTACTGATACCCGCGCTGATCAAGATAGGTGGCGACACCGGGAGCATGCTGGGCGCAAGGCTGTCCTCGGCATTCCATATGGGTATCGGTACCACGCATATTCAGAAGAACCCGGTGGTCAAGAACAGCGTCATTGCAGCGTTCATAGTCGGAATATCAGCTTCGGTGTTCCTTAGCATCATCGCCTGGATGATATGCTGTTTCGGGGAAAGTGATTTTGGTTTCTTCAAGATCTTTACCATATGCATCATCTCCAGCTTCTTTGAGCTGATAGCTGTCTTCTCAGCCACCATTGCGATAGCATTCGCATCCCACAGGTTCGGGATCGATCCGGATGATACCGTAATTCCCATCATCGCAACACTGGGGGATATCGTGGGGATCATTGCTATCTTCTCAACATTACATCTAATGCACATCATCTAA
- a CDS encoding monovalent cation:proton antiporter-2 (CPA2) family protein, protein MENFLFQLFVFLIAAAIAVPIAKRFGLGSVLGYLIAGIIIGPFGLSLIADIEEVMHFTEFGVVMMLFLVGLELKPSLLWQMRTPILGMGGVQVILSSIIIAGIALIFLPWQQAIAIGLILSLSSTAIILQTLREKGLMNTSSGRSVFSVLLFQDLAVIPMLAVLPFLATIAMHDDGHLESALFDISSLPEYMQIIITLLAILSILFLGKYASRPIFRTIAATRVREIFVAAALALVVGISLLMMTVGLSPALGAFLAGVVLADSEYRHEIESDIEPFKGLLLGIFFISIGASLNFILIGEQIMLIAGLTAGLLAFKWLVLSITAFIFKMPTKERSFFAIALAQGGEFAFVLFQFSRVNGVLPAQTIEPLISAVAISMFLTPLLFLAHEKFSKSGQDDEEARRDPDMIDHTGHKVILAGFGRIGTDLGRFLISAGVKPVIIDNDEANVDVLRKFGFEVYYGDITRLDLLEAAGASEAELLIITIGDIDKSRKLIELAGKHYPHLKIAVNAFDRPSVHELMDMGVTNIRRETFGTSLALGQDSLQLLGFDPYEAHKLMLIFKKKDEEMMPELHTKCRKDEDSYISMYKKHNADLEKLMTLDLNLDMKEIDKAWTAENPDT, encoded by the coding sequence GTGGAGAATTTCTTATTTCAGCTCTTTGTATTTCTGATCGCAGCAGCCATTGCCGTTCCTATTGCAAAGAGATTCGGTCTTGGCTCAGTTCTTGGATATCTAATAGCAGGTATCATCATTGGACCTTTCGGTCTCTCTCTGATCGCTGATATTGAAGAGGTCATGCATTTCACGGAGTTTGGCGTAGTAATGATGCTTTTCCTGGTCGGTCTTGAACTAAAACCATCACTGCTCTGGCAGATGCGCACCCCCATATTGGGAATGGGCGGAGTACAGGTCATTCTTTCGAGCATTATCATTGCTGGTATAGCCCTTATCTTTCTGCCCTGGCAACAGGCAATAGCCATCGGTCTTATCCTTTCACTTTCCTCTACAGCTATAATTTTGCAAACCCTGCGTGAAAAAGGATTGATGAATACCTCTTCCGGAAGATCGGTCTTCTCAGTTCTCCTTTTTCAGGATCTGGCAGTCATTCCTATGCTTGCAGTTCTACCTTTCCTGGCAACGATTGCTATGCACGATGATGGCCATCTTGAGTCAGCACTTTTTGATATCAGCTCACTGCCGGAATACATGCAAATTATTATTACGCTACTTGCGATTCTATCCATTTTGTTCCTTGGTAAATATGCAAGCAGGCCAATATTTAGGACCATTGCAGCTACACGGGTTCGTGAGATCTTTGTTGCTGCTGCCCTTGCCCTTGTAGTTGGCATATCCTTACTCATGATGACAGTTGGTCTTTCTCCTGCCCTTGGAGCATTCCTTGCAGGTGTTGTCCTTGCAGACAGCGAATATCGTCATGAGATTGAAAGCGATATAGAACCATTCAAGGGCCTCTTGCTTGGTATATTCTTTATCTCTATAGGTGCCAGTCTCAATTTCATACTGATCGGAGAACAGATAATGCTGATCGCAGGACTTACAGCAGGTCTGCTGGCTTTCAAATGGCTAGTCCTCTCTATTACTGCTTTCATCTTTAAGATGCCAACAAAAGAGCGCTCATTTTTTGCAATTGCCCTTGCTCAGGGTGGTGAATTTGCATTTGTTCTTTTCCAGTTTTCCAGAGTAAACGGAGTATTACCAGCTCAAACCATAGAGCCTCTTATTTCTGCAGTTGCGATCTCCATGTTCCTGACACCTCTTCTATTCCTGGCACATGAAAAGTTCAGTAAAAGTGGTCAGGATGATGAGGAGGCCAGACGTGATCCAGACATGATCGATCACACTGGACACAAGGTAATTCTTGCTGGATTTGGTCGTATTGGGACCGATCTTGGTCGTTTCCTTATTTCTGCCGGTGTTAAACCTGTCATTATCGATAATGATGAAGCCAATGTGGATGTTCTGAGAAAATTCGGATTTGAGGTTTATTATGGTGATATTACACGACTTGATCTTCTTGAAGCCGCCGGAGCTTCTGAGGCTGAACTCTTAATAATCACTATAGGTGATATAGACAAATCAAGAAAGTTGATCGAATTGGCAGGCAAGCACTATCCACACCTTAAAATAGCCGTTAATGCCTTTGATCGTCCTTCAGTCCATGAGCTCATGGATATGGGAGTCACTAACATACGAAGGGAGACTTTCGGTACTTCCCTTGCACTTGGTCAGGATTCCTTGCAACTTCTTGGTTTCGATCCTTATGAAGCACACAAGTTGATGCTCATTTTTAAGAAAAAGGATGAAGAGATGATGCCTGAACTGCACACAAAATGTCGTAAAGATGAAGACAGCTACATCTCAATGTATAAGAAACATAATGCAGACCTTGAGAAATTGATGACACTCGACCTTAATCTGGACATGAAAGAGATCGACAAAGCCTGGACTGCTGAAAACCCGGATACATAA
- the rpiA gene encoding ribose 5-phosphate isomerase A, with protein sequence MKERNASASSAEKQAAGIAAAKLVEDGMVIGLGTGSTTAFAIAEVGRRVREEHLDVLAVVTSYQAEMLAIEAGVPLTSLAEHPVLDLAIDGADQVDAKMNVIKGGGAAHTREKVVANSAIRFIVVADDSKMSEELNHFVPVEVLPYARELVKKQMIELGGVPAIRMASRKDGPVITDNGNVIMDVEFGTIDDPAELYQRLSACVGVVEHGIFLNTDEVYVGRKGGAVEIIK encoded by the coding sequence ATGAAAGAAAGAAATGCAAGTGCATCCAGTGCTGAAAAACAGGCAGCAGGAATTGCAGCTGCAAAACTTGTGGAAGACGGCATGGTGATCGGTCTTGGTACCGGCTCCACCACAGCCTTTGCTATTGCAGAGGTTGGAAGACGTGTGCGTGAAGAACACCTGGACGTTCTCGCAGTGGTCACATCCTACCAGGCAGAGATGCTTGCAATCGAAGCAGGTGTGCCACTAACAAGCCTTGCAGAGCATCCTGTGCTCGACCTTGCAATCGATGGTGCAGACCAGGTCGATGCTAAGATGAACGTCATCAAGGGCGGCGGTGCAGCACATACCCGCGAGAAGGTCGTTGCAAATTCAGCAATTCGCTTCATTGTGGTTGCAGATGACTCCAAGATGAGCGAAGAGCTCAACCACTTCGTGCCTGTGGAAGTCCTTCCATACGCAAGGGAGCTTGTGAAAAAGCAGATGATCGAACTTGGCGGTGTCCCTGCAATAAGGATGGCATCCAGAAAGGACGGTCCTGTCATCACAGACAACGGCAATGTCATCATGGACGTGGAATTCGGAACCATTGACGACCCTGCAGAGCTCTACCAGAGGCTTTCCGCATGCGTGGGAGTTGTAGAGCACGGCATTTTCCTGAACACGGACGAGGTCTATGTTGGCAGGAAAGGCGGCGCTGTTGAGATCATCAAATAA